CGGATCACTGTCAGGTAAAATGAATTTAGTATATTTGGCTGAAACATCGACATTGTCTGGTGACACAGTAAATCTTTCGTCAAGTTTAACAACTTCAGCACCTTCGAAATCTTTAGCTTCataatttttaaaatggTGCTGTGGATCAGCCAAATCAAAATCCCGAGACGCATATTCCTCAAGTCctgaaagaagaagcttTCTCGAAATTGACATTCTCTCCTTCAATGGTAGCACTTTCTCCGTACTATTGGTATTAACTGTTTCCAGTAAAAGCCTTCCGATGACCTCTCTTAATTGATTGCACCATACAATAGCTAAATGGTCAATGGGAGTCCAAACATCGGGGATTCCTGTGGAAAAGGTGGTGAAGCCGTTTTCTAATGGTATAATGTTCTCTATAGCTGTATAGTCAGCTGGTAAAGTAGAATCTAATATCCCGCCTGTTATTGATATCAACGATACGTTTTTGGACATGAATGAATCTCTGTCTTGAAATTGAGAACTCCAGAAGTCATTTGTCTGCTGATAAATTTTCAGGATATCACCATCAAAAGTGACAGGTGATGCGGCATGAGGTGAAGAGAGTGTAATGATAGATTGAATGGAATCTGGTACATGATTTTGTAATGTAGGTAGGATACGCGCGACCAATCCTCCCATTGAATGACCTAAAATTATTACAGATGTGGGTATAGGGCCTTCATACGAATAATTCTGCCCATAGAGTGATAAGATGTATCTGATTGCGTCGTTCAAGTATTCTGCCTGATCAAGCATAGTCCTTCCATGGAATGctgtaaaatcttcattgaAGTCGGCGGCAAAAAAGTCCAGATTTCTCCTGTAGGGATTTTTTATTTCGCCTTCACTGGCAAAATATAATTCTGAACATATAGCTGCAATCGATCTAACTTGTTTAAAACTTCCTGCATTACCAGGAATGAATAAAACTGGAATCCCATCTAACTGAATTGAATTATCTTCCATCGGTTCTGTATCTAATCCTTGTTCTCTATAAAGATACAGGTGGTATTTTTGAGCCAATGAAGTAAATTTAGAATCaaatccatcaattttGGCGTATGATGGGTACATGTAAACAGAGTGACATTTGGGTGAATCAGCACCATGGAAGGTACCAAATACGGTAAAATATGCAGTCACCAATGCCAATATCATACCGATAGCTGCGATAACTTTCATTCTACATCGGCATTTTCGagtttgttgttgatttaGGTCTATTAAAGTTAAATCTGCTCCATAATCTTCAGGTTTAGCTTCATCTTGATCGCAACCGCCAACTCTTGAGATTTTTCTAGTCGAATCTGAATTATCTTGGAAGAttgaatttatcaatggCAGAGGTGAAGCATTATAACCCCTTCTAGCCAATGAACTCAGGACTCTTCGAACCCCCATTACCATTTATTGGCGACTCAACTCGAGGAAATTGTTGCAGAAAGTGGTAATCAAAACCTTAGCAGTAGCAGCACGTTATGCAGTCAGGTGGAGGGCTTCAAAAGGTTCCAATTCAGTTATTAGCCATCAATTTATTTGGTTTTGACGAACTTGATATTTTGCAAAACAGTGCGTTTTCCATTCTGCTTCGGAACAAAATTATGGCCGTTAAGAAGGAAGCAAATATAAGACAAAAAATCCTACATGAAGATAATTATGTGTATAAAAGATTAAACCTCAGTATCGTTTTTTGTTTCTAATACTTGAAATCAAATAGAGAATTAGAAGgcaaaataaataaataaaaaaaaaaaaaaatatgcaatTGTCTACTTAACTTGTCGTCTCTATGGTCGTCACTATAGTAatttaataataatacaacTTTCTGCCAATTCCGGCTAAtgagaattgaattgaatgtAGTTATTTCCACAAATGTTCATGCAAAATAATCTTGAGATCAAGACGATTTTTTTTGAGTCACTGGAACCCCCTGATGTGGTTTAGTGTGATGTTGGTTTGAAATACCATTAACCTTCTTCGGCATCGCTGGTGATGATTCCATCTTCGATGAAGGTTGGGACAGCGAAGATGTCGCCGATAAAGAGGGGGATCTGGCATGCTGTGattgctgttgctgttcttgttcttgctGTTGCagctcttgttcttgttcttgttcttgctgtatctgctgctgctgttgttgctgcaATTGCAGTTGTTTctgattcaatttttgttGTCTCATCCTTGCCACGTATTCTTGACGATATTTTATTGTTACGTCACGTAATTGTTCGTAGGACTTACTACCAAGCATTGTGCCAAACCTGATCACTTGAGTTTCATTAGAAATTTGGTTTAATCTGGAAGGTTCCTCCAAGACTTTGAGACCGTATTCATTTCTTGGTGAATCGTGTTGCCACTTATCGTAAAGTCTTGAAAATTCATCCCATTTGGAATCATAAACGTTAATCGTCTCTTGTGGATTTTGTTCTTGAGATTCAATCGCGTCAAAATCCAGAAATTGGTTTAGAACGGAATCTACCGATTTTTCCATATGATTCGGTTTACGATCGATGTACTGAATTCCACAACGTCCAACACGTTTTCTAAATTTAACTGGGTATTCCTTCGAATGAATTTCATTATTGGTCTGGAAAGGATCATAAACttctaattttttaaccttaaaattatttgatggtaacttttcaccttcatgATTATAAGCTGTAATATCATCAGTATTACCATTGAGATATGCAGGTAAATTACCACAGTAGTAAGATCTATTGATTTCATATTTGGATGAGGCAATTGACGAAAACGGTGAATTATTTGGCAAAACATCTTTGGGCAACGTAATGTCAAACACTGGATTATATGGATCATCCGTTaagttgaaaagatctttGTCCTCTAACTTACGTTTTTCCATTCTATCGTGAACAAATTTACGTGCATTTCTCTCCTTGTTAGTCAACAGGTGATCTACATCGTCGAGAGTAATATCAGGAACTTTAGAAGAAGGTAACCTGACATAAACATGGGATTGAATAGATTGTCCTTGTTGTGCCTGTTGTGATTGCTGTACCTGTGGTTGTTcttgctgctgttgttgctggGCCTGCTGGGCTTGTTGTGCTTGTAGTGCTTGTTGAGCCTGTTGAGCCTGTTGAACTTGTTGTGCATGCATATGTCCTGCATGTTTCCCTGATGCAATAGCCAAGTTTTGAGCCTGTAATTGTTGTAACTGCTGTTTGGTAAGTTTTTGGCCAGATTTGGCCAAGtgttccaaatttttcttcagtaTTCTTCCCTTTAATCCTCTCTTTACAGATGAATCTGACGTAGTGACGGCATTGgtagaagatgaagcagGTGAGGATACAGCGGCTTCCGCTGCACCTGCTGCACCGGCGTTTTGCTTCATTTGACTTTGAGCCACCACATTGAGACGCTTTCTCTTGTGATTaaccaaatcttcatcttcgcCTCTAATACCTAGAGATCTCTTTAGACGTTTGACATTGgatctttgatcaaatatACGCATATTTTGTTCCAATAGGTCCAATGTAACTTTTTCACGCCTCGCAACTAGTAATGCCATATCTTTTGCATGTTCTAGTTCTTGATGTAGCAACCGCAATTTTTGACTGTTCAAAATATCTACACGTCTAGTCTTTCTAGGTTGTCTTACATCACGCCTGCGGAAGCACACGTATGGGTTTGaatcatctttttcatctgGTCTTTCAAACCTTAATTGAGGGAAAATTTCGGTATTGGAAGAgtttatttttctttgtttcCAATATTCATAAACTTGAACAccgaatttttcaataacttGTGATAAGGGTCTAATACCTGACTGGCAATCAATAGACTCCAATTGGGTagtaaaaatttgatcttCTTTGTACCCAATTTCTTTGCCCAACTGCTGTTTTAGTTGTTGGTTAAGCAAATCCGCCTTTAAAAGGGTTGGTTTCAGTTCTTCAAACGATAAGATCGTTTCTGGATCCATACTTAAAAATGGTTGTCTCTCGTGAATGGCAGACTCGAAACTTGAACAAAGGATTTCAAACTCATCCTctgacaatttttcatcttctttttctttaccAGCATTTATTTTGCCTTCTAAAAactcttcatctttttcatccATACTGTATGGAGCTCCACAAcattcttccaaagtagCTGAAAACTTTATATAACTTGAAGGTTCCTTGAAACGACCTTGATAAAATTTATCGAAATCGGTCCATGTAGCCGTTGCCTTTGGAGTTGGGATAtattctcttttccttgatTCATCTGATAGATTTGCACCTTTCTGTAAGATTCTATTCAAATGcacttctttctcttcatttttttccataCCCGTCTCAATCTCCATCATCTCCCTCTCTTGTAACTCGTTTTGATTCAAGCTTTTAAGGTCATTCGGCCTGTATATCTTTAGTCGCTGTTTCACGGAGATTTTACGATGTCTGAACCTTGAAGCATTAGCGGCTATTTCTGCAGAAGAGCCAGCTGAaccagcagcagcaacatTCGGGGTAGTAGCAGGGGAACCAGGGGAATGATCTTTAATCCTATTTTTAGTACCATTACTGCTGCTATTAGTAGGGGTAGGCATACTGCAAGtaatattattgttgttattattgtcaCTACTATAGTTTATTGTCGTTGACAGGTGTCGGCGGCTAATGCCACGTGACCTCGTCCGAAATTATCAGGCGACAAAATTCTGAGCGAACTGTCCGGACAGGGGgacaaaaaaattttttcttcctttgtaTTCCACCGCCTTAAACTGGgaggagaaagaaaaagagcCGAAAAACTAAGAGTGTCTAAGCACTGTAAGAGAGCCACGGAATGGGGGATATACCGATAGTTCTTTTAACTCTTGGTGTTTTTCTCTCTGCTTTTTTCTTGCACAAACAGTAGAGTCTAAAGAACTTTCAAGGCTCCTTCTCAGGCAGACTCTAGTCTTGTGTTACTGTAGCCTGTTGTTTATTTGCTTAGGTATCGGTGGCGTCTTTGTAAGCCCACCTTACACTCCTTGTGGTTGGTTGATTAGTtaagagagaaaaaaggAGTTAGCAAAGGCGAAAAGTTTCCACGGCGCGAAAACGGACAGTATTTTGACCggacaattttttttcttttatgaCTCATTATCGTTGTATACGGAACATGTGAATATCACGTGTTTGATCTAGTTAggtttctttcttttcagagGCTCAGGAAGAAGTTTATTTGTAGGCTAACCTTGCCCTACAGTACCTTGTCTATTCTTACTGGTTAAGTAGTGTTTCTTTCGCGCTGTAGTATAGAGAAGTCACGTGGTGTGTGATTTGCTAAAAAAGTCTTGGCCGCAATATTTAGAAGTAACTCCACACATATGGCTACTACTGTGGGGTCAGTTTTCGAAAGCATAAAAAAAGCCCGTAGTAACATCATACGAGCAATCTCTGAAATGGTGTCCGGGCATACAGGGAGTGCACCGGACATCGCATGTGATTTTCATTACAAATGTAAACTATGCTGCCATCATCATTTctgatgagatgagcttgagatgagatgaggtTAGTATTGTGGTAACTGATCAAAAAATACATCAAATGAAGGCAAAGACTGTATCAGGATTCTCAGCATGAATAATTTAAACGTTCTAGGTGATTCAGTAAGAGGTACTTTGGGTAGGTTGCGAGATAAACATGCTTTTCTACACCAGCAAAAGAGATATTATTTAGATGTAAGAAGTCGGctattggaattgaataCGAGGAAAAATGGAGAGGAtgacgacgacgacgatgatgataatcATGATAATAcggaggaaaaaattgcGGAGACGGGACTCGAATTCAACGATATAATTATATCGACGAAACGGAGAATTTTCATTAGTATTGGATACGAATATTTTGTGGAAAGgaatgaagaggaagcaGTTGCATTTGCAGACGATAAGTTAAGTTTAATTTCAGAAGCCATAGTTCAATTCGATGATAAGATTCAAGAAGCGGAATTGACGGAAAGACGTATTAAAGAATTAGCTGAGAAAGGTGacgattttgaagatgaatttcaagGCGATGAGGAGGAAGGTTTACCCGCCATGGATATTagagaagaattagatgaGGACGGTAATGTCATAAGTAGTAGTGTGACGCCAAGTGCCAACCAAAAGACTAGAAAGGAACTAGAAAAAACCTTACTTGGTGAACAGCATGAGAATAATGAACAAAATGGATTAAgcgattttgaaaagaatctAAAGGGTAAACTGgttaaaaaagaagaggagaagaagaagaaagaaagacaAGAGATTGAGAAACGAGAACGGGAAGAGCGTGAGAAACGAGAGCAAGAAGAGCGTGAGAAACgagaacaagaagagcGCCAGAGAGAATATGATTCACGCCCTCCAATAGATATGGATATGGAAAATATgtatacttttgaagacttAGTCAGAGAGATGGACGAAAGGGATGAACTGGAAGACCAATTAGGTGAAGACGAGTATTTACAATcggaagatgaagatgatgaggatgaggacgaagatgatgctTTCGGCTATTCGGTGATTCCTGGTTCCATGGCACAAAGTTCATTTATGGAGCAGATCAAAAAATTACGTAGAGATCGTTTACCGCCACCCAAGTCAATTCTTAAATCGCGAAGTAAAGATTCTAAACCCAAGAAATCTGTTGGGTTTGCTGAAAATGCGGACGTTCATGAAGTGGAAAATCTAAAAGACGCTAACAAAGGTAATCATCACAATCCATTGTTACAAATTGACGATGACGGTACGGTTCTGAGCAGCGAAGAATTTGATAGTGATCTTTTTGCAAAATTGATTGGTGTACAGGGACCAGATGAAATCCACGAAAGGTATAAGGAAGAGGTTGAGACCAAGgaaagacaagaagaagagaggGCCCATTCGAAGAAGCGTGTTTCGAGAtttaaattggaaagaacCTCGAAGGAAGAGAATCATGTGGAAAGGGAACCCGCCGAGAATGGCTCCGATGCTGCAGTTTCTGATGTAGTCGAGAAGGAAGATCCTGTTGCAGAAGATCCCGCCTCAATTGAACCTCGTTTCCAAAGGTCTGAGAGGAGTGGAGTCGTTTCCGATATAGTCGAGAAAGAAGATCCTGTTACAGAAGAGCCTGCTTATACTGATCCTCGTTTCCAAAGGTCTGGAAGAAATGAAGCAGTTTCCGATATAGTCGAGAAAGAAGATCCTGTTACAGAAAAGCCCACCTCAATTGATCctctttttcaaagatctGGAAGAAATGAAGCAGTTTCTGATATAGTCGAGAAGGAAGACCCTGTAGCAGAAAAGCCCGCCTCAATTGATCCTCTTTTCCAAAGGTCTAGAAGAAATGAAGCAGTTTCTGATATAGTGGAAAATGACGTTGACGATGAGGGCCCCGTTTTTGAGAGGAAGCTTGATATCGATCACGATCTCGAACTTGAACTTGATCCGCCACACCATCAAAAGAAGTTCATTCTGAGAAAGCCTCTAAGGTCCCTGCATAAGCCCAAGAGGAAACCGCAACAGAGACCTAAAATTGAGCAGTTAGATAGCGACGAGGAGGATGACaaggaaattgatgaagctaaACCTTTACCAAATGAGAATAATGATGATTCATCCACAGATTTTCCACCTGAAGTCCAAAAAGCCGCTAGGGGACCACAGAAACCTGTAGTTATACCTAATGTTGACTATAAATCGTTGGGCGAAAATTTAGACGATATGGCCAGGGCATACGCTTTGGGCGTCTATGACGATGATTTACACGATGATCCCGGAACTCTAGTAGAAAAGTTggatgatttcaaaaactaCAACAAACAAGTCGAACAGCTGGAAGATGatatcaaagaatttcGCCTAAATAATCCGGCCCAAGAGGAAGTAAATGAAGAcgacgacgatgatgataatgggCCTCTGATGACAGATGTGGTGGAAAAGGATTTACCCTCCAATTACGACGAGCaatatgatgaagatgaagatttatcCCTGCATCCAGACAAGCTGAGCGAGTCTGTTGCCATAGACTATCTCCGCTTCAAAGAATCTCTAATGAAAGACAGATTCGCTGAATATAGAACTGATGAAGAGAAACAACTGGAACCCATTGACGAGTGGGGGAACCCAGTCAAGCGTAGTAGGTTCAAGTCACAGAGATTTGGACTCGGCAACTAGAGTGTAAATATAAATATTTAATAAATTCTGTGTAATTTTTGTTACCCGGTACTACTTTACCGCCTATAGTACTCTGATATCGAACATCACGTGAGATTTCATCAGGGGATTATCAATGTCTTTCGGAGTCCTCGATAAAGAAAACGTTGTGGTTCTCAATAAAATCACAACATAGCAGCAAATTCAGCTCTAACAACACAGTTAAAAGAACCTAACAAGTATCaatatgatttttttctcttcttaaCATGCCAAGGATTTAAATTTGACGAGTGTATTTATCTGAGGTGAAATCAGGAGATAAGTTCAAAATAGTCCATCACCGTTTCCTTTCTTTATCGCTTACAGATAAGGCCTAACATCTCGAACCAGGATGAAAAGTACGGCTGTCGAAGAGAAGATGGATTCAAGTCCCACCTCATCGAGTAGGTCACGTAAAAATGGATTCGAGGAACTGGTGAGAAGTATGCATGAGAGCAGTAATGAAGTTAATTTAAAGGAAGCTGATCTTACATCACAGGAGtatattcaaaaattggttggTGATTCGTTAAGGACAGATTTTGTATCGCCATTTGATAAAGTTGCAGATGACAGTGAATTCCATTATACCTCGTCATTTAAGGCCAGGCCGCAAGCTGAGTactttgattttgatgaaaagtaTATGTATAGGCCTGAGAAGAGACAGGAAAGGAATGATGATCATGATGAGTTCGAGACACAATATCACGAGAGCGAATACGAGGACGAAGATGTAGATATGGAAGAAGTAGCTGAAGAGGTTGGAGATGAAGTCGGAGACGAGGCGGATTTGCAAAGTGTCATTGATGCGGTTTCGTTATGCAAGACAATTTTTGGTGATATGATTGGtaaaattgataaagtCGCATTGACATCTATGACCTATAAGACTACCAAGATGGGCGTTTCCCACATGGATAGAGAAATGTCAGATATTCTAGATACCGTTAGAGATTTAGTACCTCATTCAGAAAGTACACTGTCGAGTACGGCGACTCAGCAGTTACAACAGGATCACGTGGAAATCCAACCTTCTTCGCATTCGGCGCTGGGCGCTCATAGTAACGTATTTCAAGGTCCTTATAATGCAATAAGATCTGATCCCTGTGCACGTTTACCGAACTTTGGTGTCATTTTAATTAAATCACCTGCATCAGTTTCACAACTCTGGGATGAATATACAAAGATACCAGCAGAATGGCCagttaaagatttgttcACATTCACTCTTTTACAACAAGGTGGTCCCAATAATGTGAGCGATATTGAATTAATAACGAAGCGTCGCACATCAATTAAACAATTAGAGGAAAACTTGGGGTCTTCTTGGCGTAATGCCgaaaaaaatttctctAGACAGATTAACAGACgtaaaaaaatatggaaaccaattgaagagGGGCTATCAGATGGTTTGCCGTTGCAAGTTTGCTTTAGCATCTTGGAAAACTACGCTAAAAATAAGGGTAAGGGCCTTTCGTGGTATTACAATGGGGTTcctttcaaattatcaGATGTTTATGAGAAGCTACCTGCAagtaaaaagaaataattCGAAGgttttattcaattctctgTACAGCgacatttttttcttcttcttcttcttcttctaatactaatgataatagtaataataataaacaTTTATGTCGGGgttatttatttatttagTTACTTATTGTTTATCGGTCGTGCCAGGTTTTAGTGACGCGCGCCAATATGAAATTCACACTAAGTACGTAATTTCGTTTTTGCGTCGCTGATTTACGGCACTGACGCTGACCTTCTGATTTCTCCAGCTGAAATGCTGttagaataaaaaataataaaaatttaaacaaaaattgaataaaacACGGGCAGTTTGAAGTCAAAGACGAGCTGActggaatttttggatttgcCTCAACAGTTTGCAATTGTACGGTTCACTACTGGTGTGGATTAGCCTGCCTAGTAGTAAACAATTTGTCGATAGAgtttgaattgaaaaaatagagaaaataaaagaataaaagaataaaatacGATAaaatacatatatatatattgaAGGAGAATGCAAGGGCAAGGGCAAATTTCCTGTATCATTGTGGGTGAAACTCCAGATATCCAATTTTTGGGATGGAGATTAAGTTTAGGAAGTGCATTTATTGTGCTCGTCTCACAATATGTGTCGAGCGATGGTTTAGTGGGTTGGAAATCAAGTAGGTTAGGTGCCAATTTTTATACACCTAATGTGTTCGCCAAAGAGGTTGGAGAATTATCTCCAAAGCTTTTAAATCCGGATAATGGGAAATGTAAGTATCCAATTGAtgtcattattattagtggGATTTCCATTGGACAATTTGCAGAAAATTGTAAAGCAGTATCGAGATTCGCAAATCCACAGACAACGGTATTGGTTAATGCATCCTTCGGTTGTGAGTTAGAAGAAGTGGCGCTAAATgtttttgataaaaattgTAAATGCGTCATGTCCATTGCATGCGATATAGAATGTCGTCAATTGTCATTAGGTTCATATGCATTGGTAAACGATAATAATTGTAAAGTTTATTTGGGATTAACATATACTTCACAAAATGATAGTGATAAGGCCCTGTTGTCAAAGAATGAAGCCAGTGTTAGAGAGGAATTGGATATTCAAACTGACACCAACACAAATAAATTAATCAAACAGCTAACCGTTACCAAATGGGTTAAAGTACAATCTTATAAAAATCCACAAGAGATGGCAGTCAAGATTTGGGAAATGATTATCcccaaaatttcattaaacATTTTATCAGTAATTTATGAACAATTCGATTACGACACTTTACTCAAGAACAAATCAAATGAGATTGTATTTAGGGATTTGGTAAAGGAATTGTTTGATATCTGCTATGCCCAATGTAATGCTAAAGTGGAAACGTTTATGTCTGAAACCAATACTAGCATTTCTTCTAATAAAAGTACTGGTGccattgattttaataAGATTGTCGACCATTGTAAATCCAAGAGGAAAGAATTAATTAAGACAACTGTTAACGAGTATCCAGAATATTTATCATTGCCATTTGAATCTTATTGTTTTTATCATAGATTTGAATATCCCGCTCATATTCTTTTGTAccaaccaattcttttggcTAAAAAATACAATGCCCAGTGTTCCAATTTAAACTTCCTATACGGATTTTATTCAAgattattatcattaagTGGATTATCCATATACGGTGGCAGAAGTGAATCGCATATTTCTGTATTTGATAAAAGAGTTGCAGAAGCTTCGAATAACTCTAATAATAGCGGTAATGGTCATAAGAGGAAGACAAAAAAGAGTTCTAATAGAAAGAAGGATAAAAGTAAGCAAGtcaagaaggaaaaaaatcaagCATTGGTAAAGGTAGCAAAACCACATCCATTATGGTCAGGCTGTAGATCAAATAACGAATTAGGTCTTTGGGCGGTAGCGCCACCTTCAGGTAATGAATTATTACTACCTGATGATTTGGGAAATCTTTACCTTGCTGCAGAGAATTTAAATGGTCCATCGTCTGCATCAGTTTTATCACGCTCATCAAACGGAAATAATGGTTATTCGATTGGTAAACCCAAGAGTATGGACTCCGATGATCATTATTCTACAGCAGAATCTAATGATGGAGGAGTAGTCGTTGGAATTGATAGCGATGATGAAAGGTTGAAAACTCGCAATAGTGGCCGTAATAGCGGCAGCGGCGGCAAGCGAGGTGGTTATTTAGACGGCAGTAGCGGAAGTATGGATGTGGATGATGACGAAGCCGAAACTGGGAGTTATTATGACCAAAGGGCAGCTAGTACTGGGACTCCTAGCGTTAACGATAGTGATGACGACTACGAGGAagacgatgacgatgattatgattatCAGGAAGACGATGACGATGCATTAGAAATTAAGATGTCATCCCGTAGTggtaaatttaaaaatcGTGAGCTTATCAATAAGATtaggaagaaaaaaggtGGTGCCTTGGAGAATATGGGGGTTATTGCTGTGCCACATTTTATTAAGAGATTTTCGCCCAAGACCCCAAACAACTCCAACACGTCTCTAGCAGTATTCGATCCTGCTACCGCAAATGATCCCTCACATGCTATCAAGAGACCTTACACTACCACGAGTTTAGAATTACAGTTGAGAACGGGAGAGCATTTAATCGCTAAGGAATATGACGATTTACATCAACAACTGACTGGACCTGAAACTGATCCAAGCCAAGTCAGACAAGCTCACGACAACAGGCGCAGAACTTTTGCTAATGTAGAGAAACAGTTCTGGAAATTACAAAGGCGTCACAATATGTACAACAGAAACATCTCAAGGCCAAAGACTGGTCCATATGAAGATCTACTCGACCACATGGACATACTGAGAAGAAGTAATGCCAACGAAATTCTCGATTTCACCACTTCAAGATATGGCAATGCAGAATCGTGTGCCAAAATGCAAAACGACAAAAACCTCATTTTGTCTCTCCATGAAAGTAAACTACGTGCTAGCAATAAAAATAAGCGTAAACTAAGAATCGGGGCAAGCAGCACAAGCTGAAGGGTCTCGAGCATTATATAATACTGACTACCTATTACCTACTACTTACAACTATAGAGCAGTTATAACTGACTTCCTTACTTACTT
The genomic region above belongs to Zygosaccharomyces rouxii strain CBS732 chromosome F complete sequence and contains:
- the EPL1 gene encoding Epl1p (similar to uniprot|P43572 Saccharomyces cerevisiae YFL024C EPL1 Component of NuA4 which is an essential histone H4/H2A acetyltransferase complex homologous to Drosophila Enhancer of Polycomb), with the protein product MPTPTNSSSNGTKNRIKDHSPGSPATTPNVAAAGSAGSSAEIAANASRFRHRKISVKQRLKIYRPNDLKSLNQNELQEREMMEIETGMEKNEEKEVHLNRILQKGANLSDESRKREYIPTPKATATWTDFDKFYQGRFKEPSSYIKFSATLEECCGAPYSMDEKDEEFLEGKINAGKEKEDEKLSEDEFEILCSSFESAIHERQPFLSMDPETILSFEELKPTLLKADLLNQQLKQQLGKEIGYKEDQIFTTQLESIDCQSGIRPLSQVIEKFGVQVYEYWKQRKINSSNTEIFPQLRFERPDEKDDSNPYVCFRRRDVRQPRKTRRVDILNSQKLRLLHQELEHAKDMALLVARREKVTLDLLEQNMRIFDQRSNVKRLKRSLGIRGEDEDLVNHKRKRLNVVAQSQMKQNAGAAGAAEAAVSSPASSSTNAVTTSDSSVKRGLKGRILKKNLEHLAKSGQKLTKQQLQQLQAQNLAIASGKHAGHMHAQQVQQAQQAQQALQAQQAQQAQQQQQQEQPQVQQSQQAQQGQSIQSHVYVRLPSSKVPDITLDDVDHLLTNKERNARKFVHDRMEKRKLEDKDLFNLTDDPYNPVFDITLPKDVLPNNSPFSSIASSKYEINRSYYCGNLPAYLNGNTDDITAYNHEGEKLPSNNFKVKKLEVYDPFQTNNEIHSKEYPVKFRKRVGRCGIQYIDRKPNHMEKSVDSVLNQFLDFDAIESQEQNPQETINVYDSKWDEFSRLYDKWQHDSPRNEYGLKVLEEPSRLNQISNETQVIRFGTMLGSKSYEQLRDVTIKYRQEYVARMRQQKLNQKQLQLQQQQQQQIQQEQEQEQELQQQEQEQQQQSQHARSPSLSATSSLSQPSSKMESSPAMPKKVNGISNQHHTKPHQGVPVTQKKSS
- the BUD27 gene encoding prefoldin-like protein (similar to uniprot|P43573 Saccharomyces cerevisiae YFL023W BUD27 Protein involved in bud-site selection nutrient signaling and gene expression controlled by the TOR kinase diploid mutants display a random budding pattern instead of the wild-type bipolar pattern) — its product is MNNLNVLGDSVRGTLGRLRDKHAFLHQQKRYYLDVRSRLLELNTRKNGEDDDDDDDDNHDNTEEKIAETGLEFNDIIISTKRRIFISIGYEYFVERNEEEAVAFADDKLSLISEAIVQFDDKIQEAELTERRIKELAEKGDDFEDEFQGDEEEGLPAMDIREELDEDGNVISSSVTPSANQKTRKELEKTLLGEQHENNEQNGLSDFEKNLKGKLVKKEEEKKKKERQEIEKREREEREKREQEEREKREQEERQREYDSRPPIDMDMENMYTFEDLVREMDERDELEDQLGEDEYLQSEDEDDEDEDEDDAFGYSVIPGSMAQSSFMEQIKKLRRDRLPPPKSILKSRSKDSKPKKSVGFAENADVHEVENLKDANKGNHHNPLLQIDDDGTVLSSEEFDSDLFAKLIGVQGPDEIHERYKEEVETKERQEEERAHSKKRVSRFKLERTSKEENHVEREPAENGSDAAVSDVVEKEDPVAEDPASIEPRFQRSERSGVVSDIVEKEDPVTEEPAYTDPRFQRSGRNEAVSDIVEKEDPVTEKPTSIDPLFQRSGRNEAVSDIVEKEDPVAEKPASIDPLFQRSRRNEAVSDIVENDVDDEGPVFERKLDIDHDLELELDPPHHQKKFILRKPLRSLHKPKRKPQQRPKIEQLDSDEEDDKEIDEAKPLPNENNDDSSTDFPPEVQKAARGPQKPVVIPNVDYKSLGENLDDMARAYALGVYDDDLHDDPGTLVEKLDDFKNYNKQVEQLEDDIKEFRLNNPAQEEVNEDDDDDDNGPLMTDVVEKDLPSNYDEQYDEDEDLSLHPDKLSESVAIDYLRFKESLMKDRFAEYRTDEEKQLEPIDEWGNPVKRSRFKSQRFGLGN
- a CDS encoding uncharacterized protein (conserved hypothetical protein), which codes for MKSTAVEEKMDSSPTSSSRSRKNGFEELVRSMHESSNEVNLKEADLTSQEYIQKLVGDSLRTDFVSPFDKVADDSEFHYTSSFKARPQAEYFDFDEKYMYRPEKRQERNDDHDEFETQYHESEYEDEDVDMEEVAEEVGDEVGDEADLQSVIDAVSLCKTIFGDMIGKIDKVALTSMTYKTTKMGVSHMDREMSDILDTVRDLVPHSESTLSSTATQQLQQDHVEIQPSSHSALGAHSNVFQGPYNAIRSDPCARLPNFGVILIKSPASVSQLWDEYTKIPAEWPVKDLFTFTLLQQGGPNNVSDIELITKRRTSIKQLEENLGSSWRNAEKNFSRQINRRKKIWKPIEEGLSDGLPLQVCFSILENYAKNKGKGLSWYYNGVPFKLSDVYEKLPASKKK